From Zerene cesonia ecotype Mississippi chromosome 13, Zerene_cesonia_1.1, whole genome shotgun sequence, the proteins below share one genomic window:
- the LOC119831111 gene encoding iron-sulfur cluster assembly 1 homolog, mitochondrial: MATKTIASATVRAVKKRVLPSRAALVLTQSAVQKVKEIMSKEEAKGFVGLKVGVRQRGCNGLSYTLDYAKEKGKLDEEVKQDGVTIIIDKKAQLTLLGTEMDFVEDKLAAEFVFNNPNIKGTCGCGESFSI, translated from the exons atGGCTACAAAAACAATAGCAAGTGCAACTGTTAGGGCGGTAAAAAAACGTGTTTTACCATCGCGAGCAGCCCTTGTTTTAACACAGTCAGCTGTGCAGAAGGTAAAAGAAATTATGTCGAAGGAAGAGGCAAAAGGCTTTGTGGGCTTAAAAGTTGGTGTACGACAAAGAGGTTGTAATGGATTATCTTATACCTTAGATTATGCAAAAGAAAAGGGAAAACTTGATGAAGAAGTAAAGCAGGATGgtgtaacaataataattgataaaaaagcCCAGTTAACATTATTAG GAACTGAAATGGATTTCGTAGAAGACAAATTAGCAGCAGAATTTGTATTCAACAATCCAAATATAAAGGGTACATGTGGATGTGGAGAAtcttttagtatttaa
- the LOC119831355 gene encoding translocation protein SEC63 homolog, with protein sequence MGGQKFEYDESGSTFFYFVLSFLALILIPATFYYWPRKRKEDPVKLAEQCQCPGCIKKRIIIEQSQPYKNVKNFFVMLAIVSGWVLLGFLAVKVSQFDYEMSNFDPYDILGLPPGATQAEIKKSYRKQSLILHPDKETGDEKAFMRLTKAYQALTDDEARRNWEKYGNPDGPGAMSFGIALPSWIVEKENSVWVLGLYALVFMVALPTAVGTWWYRSIRYSGEQVLLDTTQMYFYFCHKTPSMPLKRALMILAASCEFDRRHNSEIIERSTDNEEVPALLRDLPNLGEKNKEQPLCRPYSVKARALLHAHLSRMKLPEETLEADRRYIVSRCPDLIVEMVNCVNQLIALAYARRIPRLPTIETIENCMKMSPTIVQGLWEYKSPLLQLPYITEDHLKYFTNRKKHIKSLLQLAQLPGEERRQVLRFLNDKQYDDVMKVLGNMPYIHFQVNTEVIDDENSTVVTAGAIVTVTVLLQRTNMKELFGDTTIKEKNNIKEEEDGAAENGENDKNDKNDKTEKNDKKDAPKRPVWMKQGKKHGPVKKTKKPVAKQQVKAAPAAPAAPAAASPPPPPADVKNKEPKKDEDGEESDMGSSDESGTHSDASDNESRDKSSAVDDDDDQWEKFQKRLQKRERLEGRSKSSHPVHCPYFPLEKQEFWWCYICDRKSHTLLTAPAHVTALVDSHELQLRFTAPRWPGLYTLACCLRSDSYIGMDQQQDMKLDVKEAAAVPAEHPQWDLSDSDTDNNDQGGNESEFTTDDEVEEE encoded by the exons atgggAGGACAAAAGTTTGAATATGATGAAAGTGGCTCGACATTcttctattttgttttatcatttcTTGCATTAATATTGATACCAGCGACATTTTACTACTGGCCAAGAAAGCGAAAAGAag ATCCAGTTAAATTAGCTGAACAATGTCAATGTCCAGGTTGcataaagaaaagaataattatagaaCAATCACAaccttataaaaatgttaaaaacttCTTTGTAATGCTAGCAATAGTGTCCGGATGGGTGCTCTTAGGATTTTTAGCCGTTAAAGTATCACAGTTTGATTATGAAATGTCCAATTTTGATCCATATGACATTTTGGGTTTACCACCTGGTGCAACTCAGGCAGAAATTAAGAAGTCATATCGAAAGCAATCACTCATCCTCCATCCTGATAAGGAAACAGGTGATGAGAAAGCATTTATGAGATTAACGAAGGCATACCAA gcTCTGACAGATGATGAGGCTAGGAGAAACTGGGAAAAGTATGGTAATCCGGATGGTCCGGGGGCAATGAGTTTTGGTATAGCTTTGCCGAGTTGGATTGTAGAGAAGGAGAACAGTGTCTGGGTGTTGGGGCTATATGCTCTTGTGTTTATGGTGGCTCTACCAACTGCT gttgGTACTTGGTGGTATCGTTCCATTCGATATTCAGGAGAGCAAGTTTTACTTGATACAacacaaatgtatttttatttctgtcaTAAAACACCGTCAATGCCTCTCAAAAGGGCTCTAATGATTCTTGCTGCTTCTTGCGAGTTTGATCGTAGACATAACTCTGAAATTATTGAGAGGAGTACAGACAATGAAGAAGTGCCTGct TTGCTACGAGACCTGCCAAATCTAggggaaaaaaataaagagcAACCATTGTGCCGGCCTTACAGTGTTAAAGCTCGCGCTTTACTCCATGCGCATTTATCGCGAATGAAACTTCCGGAGGAGACACTGGAAGCTGATCGCCGATACATTGTTTCTAGATGTCCTGATCTTATTGTGGAGATGGTCAATTGTGTTAATCAACTTATTGCATTAGCGTATGCTAGAAGAA tccCCCGTCTACCAACGAttgaaacaatagaaaattgtatgaaaatgtcACCAACAATTGTGCAAGGTCTTTGGGAGTACAAGTCACCTCTATTACAATTACCATACATAACAGAAGATCACTTAAAGTATTtcacaaatagaaaaaaacacataaagtCCCTGTTACAACTCGCACAGTTACCAGGTGAAGAGAGGAGACAGGTGCTACGGTTTTTAAATGACAAACAATATGATGATGTTATGAAAGTATTAGGAAACATGCCATACATTCATTTCCAAGTTAACACTGAag TAATTGATGATGAGAATTCAACGGTGGTAACTGCAGGAGCTATTGTAACAGTAACTGTACTTTTACAAAGAACTAATATGAAAGAGCTTTTCGGAGATACTactataaaagaaaagaataatataaa GGAGGAAGAAGACGGCGCGGCCGAGAACGGCGAGAATGACAAGAACGACAAGAACGACAAGACCGAAAAGAATGATAAGAAGGACGCGCCAAAACGACCGGTGTGGATGAAGCAGGGCAAGAAGCACGGGCCCGTTAAGAAGACGAAGAAGCCGGTTGCTAAGCAACAGGTTAAAGCGGCCCCCGCTGCCCCCGCCGCCCCTGCCGCCGCctcgcccccgcccccgcccgcTGACGTTAAGAATAAGGAACCAAAGAAGGATGAAGATG GTGAAGAATCGGACATGGGCAGTTCGGACGAGTCCGGCACGCACAGCGACGCGTCGGACAACGAGTCGCGCGACAAGTCGTCCGCGGTGGACGACGACGACGACCAGTGGGAGAAGTTCCAGAAGCGGTTGCAGAAACGCGAGCGGCTCGAGGGCCGCTCCAAGAGCTCGCACCCCGTGCACTGCCCGTACTTCCCCTTG GAGAAGCAGGAGTTCTGGTGGTGCTACATCTGCGACCGCAAGTCGCACACGCTGCTGACGGCGCCGGCGCACGTGACGGCGCTCGTCGACTCGCACGAGCTGCAGCTGCGCTTCACGGCGCCGCGCTGGCCCGGCCTCTACACGCTCGCGTGCTGCCTTCGTTCCG ATTCGTACATCGGCATGGACCAGCAGCAGGACATGAAGCTGGACGTGAAGGAGGCGGCCGCGGTGCCCGCCGAGCATCCGCAGTGGGACCTCAGCGACTCCGACACTGACAACAACGATCAG GGAGGCAACGAGAGTGAATTCACAACAGATGACGAGGTTGAGGaagagtaa